The following proteins are encoded in a genomic region of Colletotrichum higginsianum IMI 349063 chromosome 9, whole genome shotgun sequence:
- a CDS encoding Glycoside hydrolase yields the protein MVFQLPSAVDAEAIAVICYSFICFFSNVLLLWLLWTHNDRTSYIACISYATLVITTTSICQQFYDYAFWVDILTDQFYYARENADNAEVQYHKGSRGIKLVLSYVRIFGFTIASTFVFFFALSLAASVYGWFATTPRTTHTISIIGRTLPVILTSITVGLMLSTPAQNSFLVYMFVANTQFVLSLFGSAILLLMILIRYVHSRRTLTTWNILYGNADSSLPSSNDDGGSKARSVWLGSGSSRGGRSRAYSGAGANKTYDSWLVMRLSIAFAVLCVFEYTNVIPRIAAASHTIDTADNLQPDLSLKRARSSVRGYVPGVTPSLVAFLVFGTTKTFQRKIYDAFVPKRFRRKHRQLKRNLSISFGNSAPSPPQRPVRPPRPADEFSLADLSPRFTQSGSYSPRFAPDGNLSPRFPHGPQSNPASRLGTPRFPPADSHTPSGHLSPGLVAPSPRAMSPGVSPSLHSKFSIYGRPDARDKALPRTPYD from the exons ATGGTTTTCCAGCTCCCGTCGGCTGTTGATGCAGAAGCCATCGCGGTGATCTGCTACTCCTTcatctgcttcttctccaacgTCTTGCTGCTGTGGCTGCTCTGGACGCACAACGACAGGACAAGCT ACATTGCCTGCATCTCGTACGCCACCCTCGTCATCACCACAACCAGCATCTGCCAGCAGTTCTACGATTACGCTTTCTGGGTGGACATTTTGACGGACCAGTTCTACTACGCGAGAGAGAACGCCGACAATGCCGAAGTTCAATACCACAAGGGATCACGGGGTATCAAGCTCGTCTTGAGCTATGTCC GCATCTTTGGTTTCACAATCGCGTCCAcctttgtcttcttctt TGCTTTGTCCCTAGCTGCGAGTGTTTATGGCTGGTTTgccacgacgccgaggacgacgcacaccatctccatcatcggAAGAACTCTGCCCGTTATTCTCACGAGCATAACCGTCGGCCTGATGCTTTCAACCCCTGCTCAAAACTCGTTTCTCGTGTACATGTTTGTTGCCAATACCCAAT TCGTCCTCAGTCTCTTTGGAAGCGCCATTCTGCTTCTCATGATTTTGATCAGATACGTCCACTCGCGAAGGACTCTCACTACGTGGAACATTCTTTACGGAAACGCCGACTCGTCGCTGCCGAGCAGcaatgacgacggcggaAGCAAGGCGCGGTCCGTCTGGCTCGGCAGCGGCTCGAGCCGAGGTGGACGGAGTCGGGCCTACAGCGGAGCTGGTGCCAACAAGACATATGATAGCTGGCTCGTGATGCGGCTTTCCATCGCCTTTGCGGTCCTCTG CGTCTTCGAATACACAAACGTCATCCCGCGCATCGCGGCAGCCAGCCACACCATCGATACAGCCGACAACCTGCAGCCCGACCTCAGCCTCAAGCGAGCACGATCGAGCGTCCGGGGCTACGTGCCCGGCGTCACCCCGAGCCTGGTCGCCTTTCTCGTCTTCGGGACGACCAAGACGTTCCAGCGCAAGATCTACGACGCCTTCGTCCCGAAACGGTTCCGGCGGAAGCACCGACAGCTGAAGCGGAACCTGTCCATCTCCTTTGGGAACTCGGCACCCTCCCCGCCGCAGCGGCCGGTCCGGCCACCTCGCCCCGCGGACGAGTTTTCTCTGGCCGACTTGAGCCCCAGGTTCACTCAGAGCGGCAGCTACAGCCCTCGATTCGCCCCCGACGGGAACTTGAGCCCGAGGTTCCCCCACGGCCCGCAGTCGAATCCCGCGTCGAGGCTCGGCACGCCGAGGTTTCCACCCGCTGACTCCCACACTCCATCGGGTCACTTGAGTCCAGGGCTGGTCGCGCCTAGTCCTCGGGCTATGAGCCCTGGGGTCAGTCCGAGTTTGCACTCCAAGTTCTCGATTTATGGAAGGCCTGATGCAAGGGACAAGGCGCTCCCGAGGACGCCTTACGACTAA